The proteins below come from a single Aegilops tauschii subsp. strangulata cultivar AL8/78 chromosome 6, Aet v6.0, whole genome shotgun sequence genomic window:
- the LOC109773388 gene encoding GDSL esterase/lipase At5g45910 isoform X1 has translation MGRWEALVAIAVVAVFLAASAGKVDAAKAAAKGKYRALFNFGDSLADVGNLLIANGVQDNLTTARLPYGQTYFGKPTGRCSDGRLVIDHLAQEFGLSLLPPSKANHSDFKHGANFAITGATALDTPYFEARGLGAVVWNSGALMTQIQWFRDLKPSFCNSTKEECKEFYANSLFVVGEFGGNDYNAPLFAGKGLTEAYKFMPDVIQGISDGVEELIAEGAADLIVPGVMPTGCFPVYLNMLDMPAHEYGSRSGCIRQYNTFSWVHNAHLKRALEKLRPKYPNVRIIYGDYYTPVVQFILQPEKFGFYKQLPRACCGSPGSVAKSVYNFNVTAKCGEPGATACADPSTHWSWDGIHLTEAAYGHIARGWLYGPFADQPIVQSP, from the exons ATGGGTAGATGGGAGGCGCTTGTCGCTATTGCGGTCGTGGCGGTATTTCTCGCGGCGTCGGCCGGGAAAGTGGACGCGGCTaaggcggcggccaaggggaagtACCGAGCGCTGTTCAACTTCGGGGACTCACTGGCTGATGTTGGCAATCTTCTGATAGCAAACGGCGTCCAAGACAACCTCACCACCGCGAGGCTGCCTTACGGGCAGACCTACTTCGGCAAACCCACCGGCCGGTGCTCCGACGGCCGCCTAGTCATCGACCACCTGG CGCAAGAATTCGGGCTGtcgctgctgccgccgtccaagGCCAATCACTCGGACTTCAAGCACGGGGCCAACTTCGCCATCACCGGCGCGACGGCGCTCGACACGCCCTACTTCGAAGCTAGGGGCCTCGGTGCGGTCGTCTGGAACTCCGGTGCCCTCATGACCCAAATCCAGTGGTTCCGTGATCTCAAGCCTTCCTTCTGCAACTCCACCAAGG AAGAATGCAAGGAATTCTATGCCAACTCGCTGTTCGTTGTTGGCGAGTTTGGTGGCAACGACTACAATGCGCCCCTATTTGCAGGCAAGGGCCTTACAGAGGCCTACAAGTTCATGCCGGATGTCATCCAGGGCATCTCCGACGGTGTCGAG GAATTGATCGCTGAGGGGGCAGCAGATCTTATTGTGCCAGGGGTGATGCCCACTGGGTGCTTTCCCGTGTACTTGAACATGCTCGATATGCCAGCCCACGAGTATGGCTCCCGGAGCGGGTGCATCCGCCAGTACAACACGTTCTCATGGGTGCACAATGCACATCTCAAGAGAGCACTAGAGAAGCTCCGGCCCAAGTACCCCAATGTGCGGATCATATACGGCGACTACTACACACCAGTTGTCCAGTTCATTCTTCAACCTGAGAAGTTTG GATTTTACAAGCAGTTACCTAGGGCATGTTGTGGGTCTCCTGGGTCTGTTGCCAAATCCGTTTACAACTTCAATGTCACAGCCAAATGTGGGGAGCCTGGTGCCACTGCTTGCGCTGATCCATCGACCCATTGGAGCTGGGACGGTATTCACTTGACGGAGGCTGCTTATGGTCATATCGCCAGGGGTTGGTTATATGGCCCTTTTGCAGACCAACCGATTGTTCAGTCCCCGTAG
- the LOC109773388 gene encoding GDSL esterase/lipase At5g45910 isoform X2 yields MGRWEALVAIAVVAVFLAASAGKVDAAKAAAKGKYRALFNFGDSLADVGNLLIANGVQDNLTTARLPYGQTYFGKPTGRCSDGRLVIDHLAQEFGLSLLPPSKANHSDFKHGANFAITGATALDTPYFEARGLGAVVWNSGALMTQIQWFRDLKPSFCNSTKEECKEFYANSLFVVGEFGGNDYNAPLFAGKGLTEAYKFMPDVIQGISDGVEELIAEGAADLIVPGVMPTGCFPVYLNMLDMPAHEYGSRSGCIRQYNTFSWVHNAHLKRALEKLRPKYPNVRIIYGDYYTPVVQFILQPEKFGAPCSINVIASMSIKLFAPCSIYVIGNLHI; encoded by the exons ATGGGTAGATGGGAGGCGCTTGTCGCTATTGCGGTCGTGGCGGTATTTCTCGCGGCGTCGGCCGGGAAAGTGGACGCGGCTaaggcggcggccaaggggaagtACCGAGCGCTGTTCAACTTCGGGGACTCACTGGCTGATGTTGGCAATCTTCTGATAGCAAACGGCGTCCAAGACAACCTCACCACCGCGAGGCTGCCTTACGGGCAGACCTACTTCGGCAAACCCACCGGCCGGTGCTCCGACGGCCGCCTAGTCATCGACCACCTGG CGCAAGAATTCGGGCTGtcgctgctgccgccgtccaagGCCAATCACTCGGACTTCAAGCACGGGGCCAACTTCGCCATCACCGGCGCGACGGCGCTCGACACGCCCTACTTCGAAGCTAGGGGCCTCGGTGCGGTCGTCTGGAACTCCGGTGCCCTCATGACCCAAATCCAGTGGTTCCGTGATCTCAAGCCTTCCTTCTGCAACTCCACCAAGG AAGAATGCAAGGAATTCTATGCCAACTCGCTGTTCGTTGTTGGCGAGTTTGGTGGCAACGACTACAATGCGCCCCTATTTGCAGGCAAGGGCCTTACAGAGGCCTACAAGTTCATGCCGGATGTCATCCAGGGCATCTCCGACGGTGTCGAG GAATTGATCGCTGAGGGGGCAGCAGATCTTATTGTGCCAGGGGTGATGCCCACTGGGTGCTTTCCCGTGTACTTGAACATGCTCGATATGCCAGCCCACGAGTATGGCTCCCGGAGCGGGTGCATCCGCCAGTACAACACGTTCTCATGGGTGCACAATGCACATCTCAAGAGAGCACTAGAGAAGCTCCGGCCCAAGTACCCCAATGTGCGGATCATATACGGCGACTACTACACACCAGTTGTCCAGTTCATTCTTCAACCTGAGAAGTTTG GTGCACCTTGCAGTATAAATGTAATAGCAAGCATGAGCATCAAGTTGTTTGCACCTTGCAGTATATATGTAATAGGAAACTTGCACATTTGA